The following proteins are co-located in the Dyadobacter chenwenxiniae genome:
- a CDS encoding DUF433 domain-containing protein, with translation MYIYKNIISVEEGKRNGKPCIRDMRITVEDILRWLASGMSFEDIIQDFPELNKEDIVVALEFSANQQKRIFYDVAA, from the coding sequence ATGTATATCTATAAGAACATTATCAGTGTAGAGGAGGGCAAACGAAATGGTAAGCCGTGTATCCGTGATATGCGGATTACGGTTGAGGACATTTTGCGCTGGCTTGCTTCCGGAATGTCATTTGAAGATATCATTCAAGATTTTCCGGAGTTGAACAAGGAAGATATCGTTGTTGCATTGGAATTCTCGGCGAATCAGCAAAAACGGATTTTTTATGACGTCGCTGCATGA